The following are from one region of the Rosistilla carotiformis genome:
- a CDS encoding DUF4198 domain-containing protein gives MKISSFLAVALVVTLSQIASAHKVWVLPSQTSLSGNDPWVTVDAAVSNDLFYFNHHPLRLDGLVITAPDGGSAEAQNASTGKYRSVFDVQLEQEGTYRIALMNQGLFASWVENGERKRWRGSAATFATEVPANAENLKVTESVGRIETFVTNGAPSKEALKPTGVGIELVAATHPNDLYAGEKSQFQLLIEGKPAAGLEIEIIRGGTRYRDSQEEVIATTDENGEFTVAFEKPGMYWFSTSSQDEKGKTAQAKTRRLSYAATLEVLPQ, from the coding sequence ATGAAAATTTCATCCTTCCTGGCTGTTGCCCTCGTTGTCACGCTGTCGCAGATCGCATCCGCTCACAAAGTGTGGGTGCTGCCATCGCAGACGTCCCTTTCGGGGAACGATCCTTGGGTCACCGTCGACGCCGCCGTGTCGAACGACCTGTTCTACTTCAATCACCATCCGTTGCGTCTCGACGGCCTCGTGATCACCGCTCCCGATGGCGGTTCGGCGGAAGCTCAAAACGCTTCGACCGGCAAGTATCGTAGCGTGTTTGATGTTCAGTTGGAGCAGGAAGGAACCTACCGCATCGCGTTGATGAACCAAGGCCTTTTCGCCAGCTGGGTCGAAAACGGCGAACGCAAACGCTGGCGTGGATCGGCCGCAACGTTTGCAACCGAAGTACCGGCCAATGCTGAAAACCTGAAGGTTACCGAAAGCGTTGGACGGATCGAGACTTTCGTCACCAATGGGGCTCCTAGCAAGGAAGCGTTGAAGCCGACCGGCGTTGGAATCGAATTGGTTGCCGCGACGCATCCCAACGATTTGTATGCGGGAGAGAAGAGTCAGTTTCAATTGCTGATTGAAGGCAAGCCCGCGGCGGGATTGGAGATCGAGATCATCCGCGGCGGAACCCGCTACCGCGATTCGCAGGAAGAAGTCATCGCGACGACCGACGAGAACGGAGAATTCACTGTCGCGTTTGAGAAGCCCGGCATGTATTGGTTTTCGACTTCGTCGCAAGACGAAAAAGGGAAGACCGCCCAAGCGAAGACCCGTCGTCTCAGCTACGCCGCAACGCTTGAAGTTTTGCCACAGTAA
- a CDS encoding sulfite reductase subunit alpha codes for MANQPPRRRFAEVIGNAVVMLLLVIVALLFLRLTRGAWWIANPPSSRWWIAGGTLTFYLLFCLRMLRRPAKRMQASNSVGAATAAATGEAAVDPSSIAVVYASQTGFAYELAQQTTASLNEAGQLAHLAGIEQIDRERLVRGGRLLFVASTTGEGDPPDHAYGFLEEVMGQAADLQALEYAVLALGDRTYTQFCAFGRQVDQWLRRHKARPLFDIVEVDNGDPAALQTWQTKVAETFETVAATPWQPPKLDDWQLVARQELNPGSLGGGVYHLKLQQTGHEAGPVAWQAGDIAEVEPRNSRASVERWLEAAGCDGETTIEVGHESTTFAERLARCELPDLDGVEGRNPQTLADGLKPLKPREYSIASLPSDGNLELVLRRVVRTDGTLGICSGWLCDHLELQQSVRLRLRSNPSFHPQSVDRPMILIGNGTGIAGLRGHLKQRVAAGHSENWLLFGERSADRDFFFRDELSSWQQQGLLKRLDLAFSRDGEQRTYVQDRLSESADELKAWVARDAAIYVCGSLDGMAPAVDAVIRKTLGNTLVDQMLADGRYRRDVY; via the coding sequence ATGGCAAACCAACCACCCCGCCGCAGATTCGCTGAAGTGATCGGCAACGCAGTCGTCATGCTGCTGTTGGTGATTGTTGCGTTGCTGTTTCTGCGGCTCACTCGCGGTGCTTGGTGGATTGCAAATCCACCCTCATCGCGGTGGTGGATTGCCGGTGGGACGCTAACATTTTATCTGCTGTTTTGCCTGCGGATGCTCCGTCGTCCGGCGAAGCGTATGCAAGCCAGCAACTCCGTCGGTGCTGCAACCGCTGCTGCGACGGGGGAAGCCGCGGTCGATCCCTCTTCGATCGCCGTGGTTTACGCTAGCCAAACAGGCTTCGCGTATGAACTGGCTCAGCAGACAACGGCGTCGCTGAACGAAGCGGGCCAGTTGGCTCACCTGGCGGGGATCGAACAGATCGATCGCGAGCGATTGGTCCGCGGCGGACGTTTGTTGTTTGTCGCCAGCACGACGGGGGAAGGCGATCCGCCCGATCACGCCTATGGATTTCTCGAAGAGGTGATGGGGCAGGCTGCGGATCTGCAGGCCTTGGAATATGCGGTGCTCGCCCTCGGCGATCGCACCTACACCCAGTTCTGTGCGTTTGGGCGGCAGGTCGATCAATGGTTGCGGCGACACAAGGCGCGGCCGCTGTTCGATATCGTCGAAGTCGATAACGGCGATCCGGCGGCGCTTCAAACTTGGCAAACCAAAGTTGCCGAGACCTTCGAAACGGTTGCGGCAACGCCATGGCAACCGCCGAAACTGGACGACTGGCAACTGGTCGCACGCCAGGAATTGAATCCAGGCAGTCTTGGTGGCGGCGTCTATCATCTGAAATTACAACAAACAGGCCACGAGGCGGGCCCGGTGGCTTGGCAAGCGGGTGACATCGCCGAGGTCGAACCACGGAATTCGCGAGCCTCCGTTGAACGCTGGTTGGAAGCAGCGGGATGCGATGGCGAGACGACGATCGAAGTCGGCCATGAGAGCACGACGTTTGCCGAGCGGTTGGCGCGGTGTGAGTTGCCAGATCTCGATGGCGTTGAAGGTCGGAATCCGCAGACGTTGGCCGATGGCTTGAAGCCGCTGAAGCCTCGCGAGTATTCGATCGCGTCGTTGCCCAGCGATGGCAATTTGGAATTGGTGCTTCGCCGCGTCGTGCGGACCGACGGGACGCTCGGAATTTGTAGCGGTTGGTTGTGCGACCACTTGGAATTGCAGCAGTCGGTGCGATTGAGGCTCCGCAGCAACCCGAGCTTCCATCCCCAATCGGTCGATCGCCCGATGATCTTGATCGGCAACGGAACCGGGATCGCGGGGCTGCGTGGACATTTGAAGCAACGCGTCGCCGCGGGGCATTCCGAGAACTGGCTGCTGTTTGGCGAACGCTCCGCCGATCGCGACTTCTTCTTTCGCGATGAACTCTCCAGTTGGCAACAGCAAGGGCTGCTGAAACGCTTGGACCTCGCCTTCTCCCGCGACGGCGAACAGCGGACCTACGTTCAGGATCGACTAAGCGAATCGGCTGACGAACTGAAAGCCTGGGTTGCACGCGACGCGGCGATCTATGTCTGCGGCAGCCTCGATGGGATGGCTCCCGCGGTCGATGCCGTGATCCGCAAAACGCTCGGCAACACGCTGGTCGACCAGATGCTCGCCGACGGCCGCTACCGCCGCGACGTCTATTAG
- a CDS encoding DUF2271 domain-containing protein: MLKRFPLLAASFALAFAMPAAPATAAEIELSIEIPRLNVSEYHRPYVAAWIQTADRKQIRNLTVWYQMRDTNEGHGTKWLPDLRQWWRISGRSLDVPVDGVTGATRPVGKHSLTFTDKQPQLADLPAGEYTLIVEASREVGGRELVKIPFKWPATSSQTLDAQGEKELGEVTLSVKP, from the coding sequence ATGTTGAAACGCTTTCCCCTTCTTGCCGCTTCGTTCGCCTTGGCGTTTGCCATGCCAGCCGCGCCGGCGACGGCCGCGGAGATCGAACTGAGCATCGAAATTCCGCGACTGAACGTTTCGGAATATCACCGCCCCTATGTCGCCGCCTGGATTCAAACCGCCGACCGCAAACAGATTCGCAACCTGACGGTTTGGTATCAGATGCGCGACACGAACGAAGGGCACGGCACCAAATGGTTGCCCGACTTGCGGCAGTGGTGGCGGATCTCTGGCCGTTCATTGGACGTGCCGGTCGATGGCGTCACCGGGGCGACGCGGCCGGTCGGCAAGCACTCGCTGACCTTCACGGACAAGCAGCCTCAATTGGCCGATCTTCCGGCCGGGGAATACACCCTGATCGTCGAAGCGTCCCGCGAAGTGGGTGGCCGTGAACTGGTGAAGATCCCTTTTAAATGGCCTGCCACGTCGTCACAGACGCTCGACGCCCAAGGCGAAAAAGAGCTGGGAGAGGTGACCCTTTCGGTCAAGCCCTAG
- a CDS encoding VWA domain-containing protein, translating to MRIGFDAPEFLWLLCLLPLFWVAAYRRRGLGVVHAAVAIGLRSLVLLAIVAAIAGVQIRWHSDRVAVMYLLDQSESIDAGRRREMFDFVAANVRAHRHASRDDLAGVILFGREATIEVPPFSDDLPQRSQFSDGSLRTDATNLEQALQLARTAMPTDVRRRIVILTDGNQTLGQAARIADRIADDGIGIDIVPVPTQSGSDVLVEKLDMPAQIRRGQPIEARVVMTNFAAENSDAPVAGRLQVTRRSGHDDQMILNQPILLTPGKNVFPLRHTIDRAAPYTYTATFVPDDPADDARSQNNRAVAFANVRGQSRVLLIEPATEPGAWAEFADRLREENIEVVVEPSDATFSSLAQLQAYDSVILANVPRVGGDAVDSLQWFNDDQIEILVRNTQQLGAGLLMIGGPDALGAGGWTGTALEKAMPVDFEIKNLKVAAVGALALVIDSSGSMDGQKMQLCKAAASEAIKMLGPSDHLGIWTFDGATREVIPMQPVAGRTHMLPMVSRITAGGGTVMYPAMERAFIGLSQTEAAVKHMIVLTDGQTMPNDFAALTQRMQQQGITVSSVAIGKDADLSLMRQIASIGNGKMYHVHSPRGIPRIVMRETRRVSRPLIFEQPAGVQPQLAQDHPLIQGVGSPPPIRGYVMTTAKDSPLAQVLMSAAGPQNSQQPVLAVWQYGLGRTAVLTTDGGQRWASDWRTWDDRKKLIAQLMRWLNRPAGDAGKFTLATVVNDGQVQVVVNALDESDQYLNFLEMGASVLDPDLEPIDLRMRQTAPGRYVGSFPVDRAGNYFVHVVPEAGSAPLTTGVSVPFSAEYRIREVNRGLLEQLAAAEPRGGAAGTLAPSMASGDADPAALNPFRGGLDAIRSIQDFWPIFVLIGCCLFVGDIAVRRIRWDFSGVKRLAAKRATKLQDADASKLQRLQTLRSIKQQAAGSAMQESEPSALLPAVETPTVQTKPPTLGSDDAPEALSYTERLRQAKANARR from the coding sequence ATGCGAATCGGTTTTGATGCCCCCGAATTTTTATGGCTGCTGTGCCTGTTGCCTCTGTTCTGGGTAGCCGCGTACCGGCGTCGCGGATTGGGCGTCGTGCATGCGGCGGTTGCGATCGGTTTGCGTTCGCTGGTCCTGTTGGCGATCGTTGCGGCGATCGCGGGCGTGCAGATTCGTTGGCACAGCGACCGCGTCGCGGTGATGTATCTGTTGGACCAATCCGAGAGTATCGATGCCGGTCGGCGCCGGGAGATGTTCGACTTCGTCGCCGCCAACGTGCGCGCGCATCGCCACGCGTCGCGCGACGATCTGGCGGGAGTGATCCTGTTTGGTAGAGAGGCGACGATCGAAGTCCCTCCGTTCAGCGACGACCTTCCGCAGCGGTCGCAGTTCAGCGACGGATCGCTTCGCACCGACGCGACGAATCTCGAACAGGCGTTGCAGTTGGCTCGGACCGCGATGCCAACCGACGTCCGCCGCCGGATCGTGATCCTCACCGATGGGAATCAGACGCTGGGTCAGGCTGCGCGAATCGCCGATCGGATCGCCGACGATGGGATTGGGATCGACATCGTTCCCGTTCCGACGCAGTCGGGCAGCGACGTGTTGGTCGAAAAACTCGACATGCCGGCGCAAATTCGCCGCGGACAACCGATCGAAGCACGCGTCGTGATGACGAATTTTGCTGCGGAGAATTCGGACGCTCCCGTTGCGGGACGACTGCAGGTCACGCGGCGCAGCGGACACGACGATCAGATGATCTTGAATCAACCGATCCTGCTGACACCTGGGAAAAACGTCTTTCCATTGCGACATACGATCGATCGCGCCGCGCCTTATACGTACACCGCGACCTTCGTCCCCGACGATCCGGCGGATGACGCGCGGTCGCAGAACAATCGTGCCGTGGCGTTTGCGAATGTGCGGGGGCAGAGTCGCGTGCTGCTGATCGAACCGGCGACCGAGCCTGGAGCGTGGGCCGAGTTTGCCGATCGGTTGCGTGAAGAGAATATCGAAGTCGTTGTCGAGCCGAGCGACGCGACTTTCAGTTCGCTGGCTCAACTGCAAGCCTACGATTCAGTGATCTTGGCCAACGTGCCGCGCGTCGGCGGGGATGCTGTCGATTCGCTGCAATGGTTCAACGATGATCAGATCGAGATCTTGGTTCGCAACACGCAACAATTGGGAGCGGGCTTGCTGATGATCGGCGGTCCCGATGCGTTGGGTGCCGGCGGTTGGACCGGGACGGCACTCGAAAAAGCGATGCCTGTCGACTTCGAAATCAAGAATCTGAAAGTCGCTGCGGTCGGGGCGTTGGCACTGGTGATTGACAGCAGCGGATCGATGGATGGCCAAAAAATGCAGCTGTGCAAAGCGGCGGCGTCCGAGGCGATCAAGATGCTTGGCCCAAGCGATCACTTGGGAATCTGGACCTTCGACGGCGCGACGCGCGAAGTGATTCCGATGCAGCCGGTTGCGGGGCGAACGCACATGTTGCCGATGGTTTCGCGCATCACAGCTGGCGGCGGCACGGTGATGTATCCGGCGATGGAGCGAGCGTTTATCGGGCTGTCGCAAACCGAAGCGGCGGTGAAGCACATGATCGTGCTGACCGATGGGCAAACCATGCCAAACGACTTTGCCGCTTTGACGCAGCGGATGCAACAACAAGGGATCACCGTTTCGTCGGTAGCGATCGGCAAAGATGCGGATCTGAGCTTGATGCGACAGATCGCTTCGATTGGCAATGGAAAGATGTACCATGTGCATTCGCCGCGAGGGATTCCGCGGATCGTGATGCGGGAGACGCGTCGGGTTTCGCGACCCTTGATTTTCGAACAGCCAGCAGGCGTGCAGCCGCAGCTCGCGCAAGACCATCCGCTAATCCAAGGCGTTGGCAGCCCGCCACCGATCCGCGGCTATGTGATGACGACGGCCAAGGATAGCCCGTTGGCTCAGGTCTTGATGTCCGCGGCGGGACCTCAGAACAGCCAACAGCCGGTGCTGGCCGTATGGCAGTATGGGCTGGGGCGGACGGCGGTCTTGACGACCGATGGCGGCCAGCGTTGGGCAAGCGATTGGCGGACGTGGGATGACCGCAAGAAATTGATCGCTCAATTGATGCGATGGCTGAATCGACCCGCCGGCGACGCGGGGAAGTTCACGTTGGCGACCGTCGTGAATGATGGACAGGTGCAAGTCGTTGTGAACGCGTTGGATGAGAGCGATCAGTATTTGAACTTTCTCGAGATGGGAGCCTCGGTGCTCGACCCCGATCTCGAACCTATCGACTTGCGGATGCGGCAGACCGCGCCGGGACGTTACGTCGGTTCGTTTCCTGTAGATCGCGCGGGGAACTATTTTGTCCACGTCGTCCCCGAAGCTGGCTCGGCTCCGCTGACCACCGGCGTTAGCGTGCCGTTTAGCGCCGAATACCGGATCCGCGAAGTGAATCGAGGGCTATTGGAACAATTGGCTGCAGCGGAGCCACGCGGCGGCGCGGCGGGAACGTTGGCTCCATCGATGGCGAGCGGCGACGCCGATCCGGCGGCTTTGAACCCGTTTCGTGGCGGTTTGGATGCGATCCGTTCGATCCAAGATTTTTGGCCCATCTTCGTTCTGATCGGATGCTGCTTGTTTGTCGGCGACATCGCGGTCCGCCGGATCCGCTGGGACTTCAGCGGAGTGAAACGTCTAGCTGCCAAGCGAGCCACGAAATTGCAGGACGCCGACGCGAGCAAGCTCCAGCGCCTGCAAACGCTCCGCTCGATCAAACAGCAAGCGGCTGGCAGCGCGATGCAGGAGTCCGAACCTTCGGCACTGCTTCCTGCAGTTGAAACGCCAACCGTTCAAACGAAGCCCCCAACTCTCGGCAGCGACGATGCTCCCGAAGCCCTCTCATACACCGAGC
- a CDS encoding PepSY-associated TM helix domain-containing protein, with protein MPSDPPSVSQTLRRGFWLRTMIQWHWISSAVCLIGMILFSVTGITLNHASQIETVPDVEHQIIELPQEITDAIDAQTPAEKAPLPSAVATWLSDQTGIAIGSREAEWNEDEIYLSMPGPGSDAWVSIDRFAGEVEFERTQRGWISYFNDLHKGRNTGPAWSWFIDIFAIATLVFCFTGLGLLFLHARNRRMTWPLVGLGLIVPFLLALLLIH; from the coding sequence ATCCCGTCGGATCCGCCGTCGGTCAGCCAGACGCTGCGCCGCGGGTTCTGGTTGCGAACGATGATCCAATGGCACTGGATCAGCTCGGCCGTCTGTCTGATCGGGATGATCTTGTTTTCGGTCACCGGGATCACGCTGAATCACGCTTCGCAGATCGAGACGGTTCCGGATGTGGAGCACCAGATCATCGAGCTACCGCAGGAGATAACCGACGCGATCGACGCTCAGACGCCTGCCGAGAAAGCTCCGCTGCCATCGGCGGTCGCGACTTGGTTGAGCGATCAAACGGGGATCGCGATCGGTTCGCGAGAGGCCGAATGGAACGAGGACGAGATCTATCTATCGATGCCCGGCCCGGGGAGCGATGCGTGGGTGAGCATCGATCGGTTTGCTGGCGAAGTCGAATTCGAACGGACGCAGCGCGGCTGGATCTCGTATTTCAACGACCTGCACAAAGGCCGCAACACGGGGCCGGCGTGGAGTTGGTTCATCGACATCTTTGCGATCGCAACGCTCGTGTTTTGCTTTACCGGTTTGGGGCTATTATTCCTGCACGCGAGAAACCGGCGGATGACGTGGCCGCTGGTCGGACTGGGGCTGATCGTTCCGTTTTTACTCGCGCTGCTGTTGATCCACTGA